DNA from Verrucomicrobiia bacterium:
AACCCCGGATCGAGGCCTGCCACCGGCTGGCGACCACACCGTACCGCGTGATGGTGCCGTTCTTCATCAGTGACGGACTGCACAGCTTTGAGGACATCCCGATGATGCTCGGGGCGCCGGAGGCGGCGGTGCGCGCCCGGTTGCGCGATGGGTTGCCCACCTGGATCAATCCGACGGCCATCGAGGGAGGATGGGTGTGGTACGCCTCGGGCATCGGACTGGAGCCCCATCTGCCGGACGTGATCCTTGAGCGGGTCCGGGAGTTGGCCGGCGCTTGAGACCGGGGTTTGGAGCAGGGCGGGAGCGATCGGATCCGGAGGGGGCTCGAAATTTTCTTTGGGGGGTTGCGCGGGTCGCGCTTAATGCGGGGGTGCCATTCGGCAAGGTGACACTGGTCGGGGTCGGCCTGCTCGGGGGTTCCCTCGGGCTGGCCCTCAAGGCCCGTGGACTTGCTTCCGAGGTGCATGGGTATGTGCGGCGTCCGGAGGTCGTCCCGGACCTCCGGGCGGCCGGCGTGGTGGATGCCGCCACCGCCCACCTGGGCGCCGCGGTCTCCGGTGCCGGCCTTGTGGTGCTGTGCACGCCGATCGGCCAGATGGCCCCCCTCGCACGACTGCTGGTGCCCCATCTCGAACGGGGCACCGTGGTGACCGACGTGGGGAGCGTGAAGGGCCCGGTGGTCTCGGCGCTGGAACCGATCCTGGAGGCCGCAGGAGCCTGGTTTGTCGGCAGCCACCCGATGGCGGGTTCGGAGCGGACCGGTTACGAGGCGGCGCGCGCCGACCTGTTTGAGGGGGCCGTGTGCGCGATGACCCCGACGGAGCGGACGCATGGGCCCGCCCGGGAGCAGGTGGCGTCGCTGTGGACCTCGGTTGGGGCGGGTCTCCTGACCCTGTCGCCCGAGCAGCATGATGAACTGGTGAGCCGATCGAGCCACCTGCCGCATGTGGTGGCAGCCGGGCTCGCCAACTACGTGCTGAGCCCGTCCCATGCCCGAACCCAGGGATTGCTGTGCGCGAACGGGTTCCGTGACACCACCCGGATCGCCAGCGGCTCGCCCGAACTCTGGCGGGACATCGTCCTGGCCAATCGCGGGCATGTGGGGCGCTCGCTGGGCGTGCTGGTGGCGGATCTGCAGGAATTCCAGCGTGCGCTGGAGGATTGCGATGGTGCTGCAATCGAGGAGTTCTTTGCGAATGCCCGACGTCGCCGGGAGGCGTGGCTGGAGTCCGGCGCTGAAGCGGAAGGCGCATCAAGCGAATCCCATCGTGCCGCTCCCCGATCTCATTGAAATCCTGCCCCCGGAGGATCGCTCGCCGGTCCTGGTGACCATCCCGGGATCGAAGAGCCTCACCAACCGCGCCCTGGTGCTGGCCGCGCTGGCCAGCGGCCCCGTGACCCTCACCGGAGCCCTGTGGAGCGAAGACACCGAGGTCATGGTGGAGGCCCTGCGCCGGCTCGGATTTGAAATCGCGGTGAGTGCTGAGCCCGGGGAGACGGCCAATCGGACGCTCCGGGTCTGCGGCCTTGGCGGGACGATTCCCAACGGGGGGACGCCGGAATCCCCCCTCGAACTGCAGGTGGGCAATGCCGGAACCGCGGCGCGTTTCCTGGCGGCGCTGGTCTGTCTCGGGCGGGGCGTGTACCGCCTCCAGGGCGTACCCCGCATGCAGGAGCGTCCGCAGGCGGCGCTCCTGCAGGCCCTGCGCCGGCTGGGCTACCGGGTGGACGCCCCCGGCGACTGCCTGCCCGCTGTCATTCACGGGGCCGGGCCGCGTCCGGGCCCTGTCGAAATCGCGGTCGGGGACAGCTCGCAGTTTGCGTCCGCGCTGCTGCTGGCCGGGGCGGTGGCCGGTTGGGAGGTGACGGTGACGGGCGCCCATCCCGAGGAACTCCCCTATGTGGACATGACGCGGCGGTTGATCTCGGTCTTTCCCGGGGCCGGCGGCGCGTTCCGGATCGAACCTGACGCGTCGAGCGCGAGCTACTTCTGGGCGGCGGGCGCGTTGCTGGGACGGCGGGTGACCATCCGGTCCTGGCCGGAGAGCGGATGGCAGGTGGATGCGGCCTTCCCGCGTTTTCTCGAACTGCCCGGCGAGGTCTCCCGCGACCGGGATCTCGGCGACAGCATTCTCACCGCGATGATCCTGGCGCCCGGGGCGGGGCATCCGGTGCGGTTCACCGATCTGGGGCGGCTGCGCGTGCAGGAATGCGAACGGGTGATGGCCATGCGCACCGGACTGGAGCGTTGCGGCGCCCGGGTGGTGGAGTCCGGCGACACGCTGACCTTCACTCCGGGGCCGCTGCATGGGGCCGAGATTCCGACGTGGAACGACCACCGCATCGCGATGAGTTTTGCGACCCTGGGCTTGAAGGTGCCCGGGATCCGAATTCAGGATCCGTCCTGCGTGCGCAAGACCTTCCCGAATTTCTTCCAGAAACTGGCCGGACCGGCGCCCTCCGGGTTGGGCGCGGGCCTCCGGGACGTCGTCACCGGCTCGCGGCCCGGGGCCGCCGAATTGCTTCCCCGCTGATGGCTCAGGCCTCCACCCAGGAGGGTGCGGCGCGGACCCTTTCGCTGCCGCGCGTCGTCGCCGTGGACGGCCCGAGCGCCTCGGGCAAGGGCACCCTCTCCCGTCGTCTCGCGACGGACCTGGGCTTCGTCTATGTGGATACCGGGGCGATGTACCGCACGCTCGCGTGGTGGGCGTTGCGCAAGGGGCTGCGGGTGGAGGCGCCCATGTCGCCCGCGGACGACGCCGCCGTGGTGCAGCTGATGCGCCGTTGGAAGGCGGAAACCCGGGTGGTCGCCGGGCAGGCGTGGATCCATGTCGAGGGGTATTTCCCTGAGAAGGAGATCCGGGGCGACGCCGTCGAGCATGCCGTGCCGGTGCTGGCCCAGATCAGCCGGGTGCGCGACTGGATGGTGGCCCGGCAACGGGACTGCGTGGCCTTCGGGCCGCTGGTCATGGAAGGGCGCGACATCGGCACCGTCGTGTTTCCGCTGGCGCCGGTGAAGATCTTCCTGGAAGCCGATGAGTCGGAGCGGCAGCGGCGCATCGAGGGACGCGGGGGCAGCACCAGCGCCGCCCGGCGGGACCACATGGACAGCACGCGCCGGAAGGGGGCGCTGGTGCCCGCCCTGGATGCCCTTCGAATCAACAACACCGGGCAGACTCCGGACGAAACGTATGCCATCATTCGCCGTCATGTGGTCGAGCGACTTGGATTGCAATGAGGCGGCGGTCGGGGGCCGCCCGGGGACTGCGGGGACGGAAGGGCGCCGATGGACGGCCGGGCGGGGATGGATTGCGGTCCTGGCCCTCGGCATCGCGTTCGCCGCCGCGCCACCCGTGGGCGGCAATGAAGCCGGCAAGGTGGCGGTCCTGTTCAACGCCAATGCACCGCGCTCCCGGGACGTGGCGGAGTTCTATGCCCGGCAGCGGGGGGTCCCCGAGGCGCAGGTCATCGGACTGGAGTGCGGATCGGACACCCTGATCAGCCGACAGGCGTTTGACGCCGAAATCGTGGCACCCTTGCGGCGGATTCTGGCGGAACGCGGGCTGGCCCAGTTCGACAGCGGGCAGCCGTCGCGCATGACCGGCACGAAGATCCGGTACCTGGTGACCGTGTACGGCATGCCGTACCGGATCCTTCATGATCCCCAGCTGGTGGAGGAGGGGGCGGCGAGCCTGCCGGACACCCTCAAGAACAACGGAGCCGCGGTGGATGCCGACCTGATGCTGCTGCCCGCGCCGGTCGCCCTCACCCTGGCCGGACCGATCCAGAATCCGCACTACGCCTCCACCAACGCGGCGGCGATCCGTCCGGAGGCCGGATTGTTCCTGGTGTCGCGTTTGGATGGGCCGACGCCGGAGCTGGCGATGGGGCTGGTGACCCAGGCGATGGAAGCCGATCGGGACGGGTTGTGGGGGCGTGCCTACCTGGATCTGCGCGGATTGAAGGACGGTTCGTACAAGCTGGGTGACGAATGGCTGGCCAGCGCGGAGGCCACCTGCCGCCTCCTGGGATTTGAAACGGAGGTGGACCGGAATGAGGCGACCTTCCCGGTCGGTTTCCCGATGTCCGACATCGGCATCTACGCCGGCTGGTACGATGCAAACGTGTCCGGACCCTTCACGCTCCCGACGGTGGATTTTCGGACGGGGGCCATCGCCTATCACATCCATTCCTACTCTGCGTTCGACCCGAGAAGTCCCAGCCAGAACTGGGTGGGTCCGCTGGTGGCCAAGGGGGCCACGGTGACCCTGGGTTGTGTGGACGAGCCCTACCTGCAGATGACACCCAACTTCGGCGCGTTTCTGTCCCGCCTGGCGCTGGGCATGAACTTCGCGGAGGCCGGGCTGGTCGGGCAGCCGGTGCTCTCGTGGCAGACCGTGCTCATCGGGGATCCCCTTTACCGGCCGTTTTCGCCCGATCTGTACGCCCGCTCGCAGGAGCTGGAGCGCACCGGAAGTCCCCTGCTGTCGTGGTCCATCCTGCACCGGGTGAATTTCTTCCTGCAGAACGGCGGCGACGTGGGGCGTGCCCTCGGGGACCTGGAGACGCTTTCGAACGCCGCGACCAATGTGGTGCTGGCCTCCAAGGTGGCCCGGCTGTACGCGGACCGTTCGCGACTCCGGCAGTCCGTCACCTGGGGGCGCCGGGCGCTCGATGCCGGCGGCACTCCTGCCGAACGGGCGCGCCTCTACCTGGAGATCGCAGACTGGCAGCGCATCCTCGACCAATCGGCCGACGCGTATGCGACGTTGCAGGCGTTTGTGAAGGAATTTCCCGGGCATCCCGACCTGCTGGCCGTCCGGAGACAACAACTGGGATATGCGAGGGATCTCGACCGAAAGGACGACATCCCGTTCCTCAAGGCGGAGGTGGACCGACTGACGCCCCCCAAGCCGCCGGGGAACTGAACCCGGCGCAGGCGTCGGGCATCATCGGGCGCGAATGCCCTCGGTGCGGACGACGGCGGACCGGCACCCCGCGGGCCACGTGAACTCCTGAACCCGGCCGCCCGGCCAGCGGACCTCCAATCCGGTCGGTGTCTCCGGCGTGGCGAGGACCACGGTGGCATCGTCCTGGGAGCGGAAACCGGCGCCGGCATGAATCTCACGTGCGGGTCCGCGGCGATCCCCCATTCGGAGCCGCAGCACTGCGCCCACTGCAGTGGGATTTTCGGGTGGACCTTCCACGGTCACCCGCACCCCGGGGACGCCCCGGACGTTTCGGAAAATGCGGGGCGGCCCGGAGTGCTGCCCCACGGCGAGATCCGGTCGCCCATCCCCATCGGCGTCTGCGACGGCGCTCCCGCGTTGTTCGCCGGACATTCGGATGCCTGATTCCAGGGGCCCCAGTGCCCGAAAGCCCCCGCGGCCATCACCGAGCAGGAGCAGTCCAACTCCGGCATCCTGGCGGGACGTCTCGGGATCCACGCCGAAGAAGTTTTGGGCGAGAAAAAGATCCTCATTCCCGTCGCCATCGAAGTCGGCCACCGAGACTCCGAAGGCCGGCGTCCATTGCGCCTCCATGGGGAGCGGATGTCCCTCGAAGCGTCCGCCCCGGTTGAGAAACACCATCGAATCGAAGGTGTCCGCGTGGAGGGTCTGCCCCTGGGCCGCTGACGGTCCGAGGAGTTGTTCAATGTCGAGGCGCCCAAAGTCCCGAAACGTGGGTGCCCGGTCCGCCAGCGCGGGCATCGCCCCGAGGAGGGCCCTCCGCGAGCGCCACGGGCTGCGTCGTCCCGTGAGTGGATCGGTCGAAACCAACAGGGGATGGACCACTCCCGGCTCGCCGAACTCTCCGAAGACCAGTTCCACCGGGGCCGGACGGAACTCCGGGCCGGCAGGCGTCTGGTCGAGGCGCCAGTTGCGTCCCCAGTTGGATGCCACCAGATCCAGGCGGCCATCCCCGTCGAAATCCCCCGTCGTCACGCCGTTCCAGAGACCGCGCCATCGGTCCAGCCCCGACGCGGCGGTGGCGTCCACCCAGGTCCCGCCGTCGTTCCGGAAACACCGGAGGCTGTCCCATTCGCAGGCCAGGATGAGATCCGGGTCGCCGTCGCCATCCACGTCCGTGAATACCGCGCCATTCACGCGGAGGCCGTCGGAAATCACCGCGGGATCGGTCCATTCCCCGTCCTTCCCGCGAAATATCCGGGTGCGGCCCGGCTCCGGATAGCGGCCGGCCCGAACCCGCCCGCCCACCAGAAGATCGAGGTGACCGTCGCGGTCCACATCCGCCAACGCGAGCGGACCGGTGCTCGTGCCCTCGGATGGCGTGGCGGGCGTCGTTGGGGTGGTCGCACCCAGGATGGCGAAGGGGGGCGTATTGGACAGGGCCTGCTCCCACGAGGAGATCCCGGCCACGAGTTGTGGCGTTCCCCGGGGCCGGGGAAGGATCAGCACGCTGGTGAGGTCGTGGCCCGCATCCGGTCCGGGTTTTGCGCGGAATCCGGCGGCGCCTTCGTTGCGGAATTGCATCCACCCACCGCCTCCGGCCCCGGCCACGATCAGGTCGGGCGCGCCATCTCCATCGGCATCCCCCCAGCTGATTCCGGGGCTCTCGTTGCTGAGACGGCGGTGGAGCAACGGTTGGCGGTCGAATTCTCCGGAGGGGCGGACCGCGTCGTTCGTGGCGCCGTGGACGGGAAACTCACCGAACAGCGGGGGCGGGGGGGCTGGTGCCGCGGCGGGTTCGAGGGTGTCCACCTCCTCGATGGTCACCACGTGGTTGGCAGGCACCGCCGGCACCACGCTGCGACGTCCGCTGCGCCAGGTGACCTCGATCTCCAGGGCCGGCGCGTCACCGGCGGCGAACACCCGGAGCGCTTCGTCGCCCGACAGATAGCGTCCGCCGGCGATCATCGCCTGGGTCTGGGTCACGGGGCCTCCAGTGACGCGGATCCGTCCGCCGATGCCCGCGGTGTTGGCTCGGGCGCCGCGAAGGCGGACGGCCAGGCGGGGCGCGGTCGTGTCATTGCGCAGCAGGCGGGCGGGCGCGTGGAGCGTGTTGATGACCACGTCGAGGTCGCCGTCGTTGTCGAGATCGCCAAACGCCATGCCGTGGGCGATCCCGCGCTGATCGAATCCCCAGTCGCGGCTCCGGTCCTCAAACGTCAGGTCGCGCCGGTTTCGGAAGGCCAGCGAGGGCGCCGGACGCCGCGGCATGCCGGACAGGCCTTGGAGCCGGCGCTCCGGGGACCGCCAGCTCCCGGACCGGATGATCCCCTCCTGGACGTCGGCATCCTGCACGTCGTGGTTGTTGCCCGTGGTCATCAGGAGGTCCTCCCAGCCGTCCAAGTCCACGTCGAGGAAGGCCACGGACCAGGTCCAATCCGTGGCGGCCAGCCCTGCCCACTGGGCGATTTCCGCCCACGTGCCGTCGCCCCGTGAGAGCTGCAGTGTGTTCCGGGGCGCCTCCGGACGGAACTCCGGGTGGTCCACGGGCCAGCGAACGACGGAATCGAGGGTGTCCGGACGCTGCCGCGCGCGGTCTTCACGGGAGGGACTGAGCATTTCGCCGACAAAGAAATCGTCGTGGCCGTCGCGATTGATGTCGGCGGCGTCCATGGACATCGAGGACAGGCTGATGGTGCGCAGCGCCGTGCGGCCGGCGGCCTGGAAGCGGCGGCCGCCCTGGTTCAGCCAGAGGCGGTCCGGCCAGTAAACGAAGTCATTGCAGACGTAGAGGTCGGGGAGGTGATCGCCGTTGAGGTCGCGGAACATCACGGCCAGGCCCCAGTCGCGCGGTGGTTCCTGAAGGGCTTCACCCGATTCGTCGAGAAACACCCCGACGTTCCACGGGGCCACGACGAAATGGGTCCCGCCCCGGCTGATGTAGAGTGCGTCCGCCTCGCCGCGCTCCAGCACCGACACGCCGCCCGAAAGCGTGGGCACGCCGGCGAACCGGTCGCGCGGTTCGATCACCGTGCCGCCGTCGGCCAGAACACGGGATTCGATCCTGACACCCATGGGCGGGTCATGGAAGGTATCCGTGCGGTAATGGGCGACGTAGAGGTCCAGATCGCCATCGCCGTCCACATCGGCAAGGGCCATGGAGGTGGCCCCTGAGTCTCGCATCAGGCCTGGGTCCGGAGCCTCGGTGAAGCGGGCGTGTCCGTCGTTGTAGAACGCGCGGGTGCCACCTCCGAGGCTGTTGACCAGCAGATCCAGATCGCCGTCGCCGTCAAGGTCCACCAGCACGCAGCCGGTGGAAAACTGGCGGGGACATGCGACGCCGGCCGCTTCGGTGATGTCCTCGAACCGCCAGTCGCCGAGGTTCCGGTACAGGACGTTGTCGCCCTCCAGAGAGCAGAAATAGACATCCACCCGGCCGTCGCCGTCCACGTCCCCCAGCGCCACGCCCGATCCCAGCTCCAGCAGGCGGTTCTGGGCAACGGTGGCGTCGGACAGGCGGTTGGTGAACTGGACGCCGGTTCGATCCGGTGGCAGCAGGGTGAAGCCGGGGCCCGGGCGTGGTCCCGCGACGGGGAAGACGGGACTGAGGTGAACTCCCGGTCGGGAAGTCCCGTTTGAGGGCGCTTCCGCCCCGACCCGTGGCCAGGCGGCGAGCAGAGCGCAGAGCCATCCGGCGCCCAAGGCGCGGTGCAGCCGCAGCGGCAGGGACAGGGCGCGGGCGGGGACCGGGCGGTGCGCGGTACAGTTCACTGCGGGGGAGTTGTCCGCGACGCTACGGACGGACTCACGCCTGGCAAAGCCCCAAGATGCCAGCCTGGCGACCCACCACTGACCTGTCCCTCCATGGTGAGGTTCCGGGGGGGCGATGGGTGAGCTGGTGGGGCAACTCCCGGCGAGCCGCGGGTAGGTGGAGTTGCCACGCGTTGGGGTCGTGGTTGCGCGAACGGCTCGTGAGGACCCTCGTACCCCCACCGATTTACCCCCGGTGGGGCGAGACTCCCGGCGAGCCGTGGGTAGGTGGAGTTGCCACGCGTTGGGGTCGTGGTTGCGCGAACGGCTCGTGAGGACCCTCGCCCCACCGATTTACCTCCGGTGGGGTGAGACTCCCGGCGAGCCGTACGGGCAACCTGGTGCCTGGCCCGTGGGGACTGCATACGCGGACGGCGCGGCAGGAGCCTTGCCCCACCGATATCACCGGATCGTGGGGCTCCAACGCCCACTCCCGTGGTGGGTACGAGACTCCGGGCCCACCATTGACCTGTCCCTCTGTTGTCGGATTGTGCGACTGGAAGCCTGGCCCGCGGCATTGCCCGGGGAGTCCGGGCCGGGAAGAATGGCCCCACATGTCCCGGCCCTCCTCCTCGCGTGGCATCGCCCGGTCGTTTCAAATCGCCCGTGACCGCTACGCGGGCCACGGTGTGTCCGTGGAGTGCGCCATGACGGCCCTGGGACGGATCCCGGTGTCGCTGCATTGCTGGCAGGGGGATGATGTTCGGGGATTTGAACCCGGTGCCGGAACTCTGGATGGGGGCCTCGCCGTCACCGGTGCGTATCCGGGTCGTGCCCGCACCGTGGATCAGTTGCGCGCGGACCTCGATCAGGCACTCGCCCTGATCCCGGGCCGGCACCGGATCAGCCTGCACGCCTCCTACGGTGAATTCGGGGGCGGCCGGGTGGACCGCGACGCCATTGAAGCGCGGCATTATGCAGGATGGATGGATTGGGCGCGCGTCCGCACCCTCGGCATGGACTTCAACCCCACCTGCTTTGCCCATCCCAAGGCCTCGGGCGGCCTGACGTTGTCGCATCCGGATGCCGGGATCCGGGACTTCTGGATCGAACATTGCCGCCGCGCCCGCGCCATTGGGGCGGGGATGGGGCAGACGCTTGGTGGTGTTTGCGTGACGAACCTGTGGATTCCCGACGGCTTCAAGGACACGCCGGCGGACCGCGTCGCACCGAGGGAACGTCTGGTGGAATCCCTGGACGCCGTCTTCCGGCGTCCGCTGCCGGCGCGTCATCACCGCGATTCGGTGGAACCTAAGCTCTTCGGCATAGGCGCCGAAAGCTGCACCGTGGGCTCGCATGAGCTGCTTCTGGGCTATGCGCTGACGCGCCGGAAGCTCCTGTGTCTGGACCTGGGCCATTTTCATCCCACGGAATCGGTCGCCGACAAGCTCTCGGCGCTGCGCCCCTTCTTCCCTGAACTGCTGCTGCACGTCAGCCGCGGGGTGCGCTGGGACAGCGACCACGTCGCCACGGGAACCGACGAGCTGGCGCTTGTGGCGCGTGAGGCCGTGATGGGTGGCGTGGACCGGATCCGGTTCGGACTCGACTATTTCGATGCGA
Protein-coding regions in this window:
- a CDS encoding VCBS repeat-containing protein, yielding MNCTAHRPVPARALSLPLRLHRALGAGWLCALLAAWPRVGAEAPSNGTSRPGVHLSPVFPVAGPRPGPGFTLLPPDRTGVQFTNRLSDATVAQNRLLELGSGVALGDVDGDGRVDVYFCSLEGDNVLYRNLGDWRFEDITEAAGVACPRQFSTGCVLVDLDGDGDLDLLVNSLGGGTRAFYNDGHARFTEAPDPGLMRDSGATSMALADVDGDGDLDLYVAHYRTDTFHDPPMGVRIESRVLADGGTVIEPRDRFAGVPTLSGGVSVLERGEADALYISRGGTHFVVAPWNVGVFLDESGEALQEPPRDWGLAVMFRDLNGDHLPDLYVCNDFVYWPDRLWLNQGGRRFQAAGRTALRTISLSSMSMDAADINRDGHDDFFVGEMLSPSREDRARQRPDTLDSVVRWPVDHPEFRPEAPRNTLQLSRGDGTWAEIAQWAGLAATDWTWSVAFLDVDLDGWEDLLMTTGNNHDVQDADVQEGIIRSGSWRSPERRLQGLSGMPRRPAPSLAFRNRRDLTFEDRSRDWGFDQRGIAHGMAFGDLDNDGDLDVVINTLHAPARLLRNDTTAPRLAVRLRGARANTAGIGGRIRVTGGPVTQTQAMIAGGRYLSGDEALRVFAAGDAPALEIEVTWRSGRRSVVPAVPANHVVTIEEVDTLEPAAAPAPPPPLFGEFPVHGATNDAVRPSGEFDRQPLLHRRLSNESPGISWGDADGDGAPDLIVAGAGGGGWMQFRNEGAAGFRAKPGPDAGHDLTSVLILPRPRGTPQLVAGISSWEQALSNTPPFAILGATTPTTPATPSEGTSTGPLALADVDRDGHLDLLVGGRVRAGRYPEPGRTRIFRGKDGEWTDPAVISDGLRVNGAVFTDVDGDGDPDLILACEWDSLRCFRNDGGTWVDATAASGLDRWRGLWNGVTTGDFDGDGRLDLVASNWGRNWRLDQTPAGPEFRPAPVELVFGEFGEPGVVHPLLVSTDPLTGRRSPWRSRRALLGAMPALADRAPTFRDFGRLDIEQLLGPSAAQGQTLHADTFDSMVFLNRGGRFEGHPLPMEAQWTPAFGVSVADFDGDGNEDLFLAQNFFGVDPETSRQDAGVGLLLLGDGRGGFRALGPLESGIRMSGEQRGSAVADADGDGRPDLAVGQHSGPPRIFRNVRGVPGVRVTVEGPPENPTAVGAVLRLRMGDRRGPAREIHAGAGFRSQDDATVVLATPETPTGLEVRWPGGRVQEFTWPAGCRSAVVRTEGIRAR
- the cmk gene encoding (d)CMP kinase codes for the protein MAQASTQEGAARTLSLPRVVAVDGPSASGKGTLSRRLATDLGFVYVDTGAMYRTLAWWALRKGLRVEAPMSPADDAAVVQLMRRWKAETRVVAGQAWIHVEGYFPEKEIRGDAVEHAVPVLAQISRVRDWMVARQRDCVAFGPLVMEGRDIGTVVFPLAPVKIFLEADESERQRRIEGRGGSTSAARRDHMDSTRRKGALVPALDALRINNTGQTPDETYAIIRRHVVERLGLQ
- a CDS encoding 3-phosphoshikimate 1-carboxyvinyltransferase, with the translated sequence MPLPDLIEILPPEDRSPVLVTIPGSKSLTNRALVLAALASGPVTLTGALWSEDTEVMVEALRRLGFEIAVSAEPGETANRTLRVCGLGGTIPNGGTPESPLELQVGNAGTAARFLAALVCLGRGVYRLQGVPRMQERPQAALLQALRRLGYRVDAPGDCLPAVIHGAGPRPGPVEIAVGDSSQFASALLLAGAVAGWEVTVTGAHPEELPYVDMTRRLISVFPGAGGAFRIEPDASSASYFWAAGALLGRRVTIRSWPESGWQVDAAFPRFLELPGEVSRDRDLGDSILTAMILAPGAGHPVRFTDLGRLRVQECERVMAMRTGLERCGARVVESGDTLTFTPGPLHGAEIPTWNDHRIAMSFATLGLKVPGIRIQDPSCVRKTFPNFFQKLAGPAPSGLGAGLRDVVTGSRPGAAELLPR
- a CDS encoding prephenate dehydrogenase/arogenate dehydrogenase family protein; this encodes MPFGKVTLVGVGLLGGSLGLALKARGLASEVHGYVRRPEVVPDLRAAGVVDAATAHLGAAVSGAGLVVLCTPIGQMAPLARLLVPHLERGTVVTDVGSVKGPVVSALEPILEAAGAWFVGSHPMAGSERTGYEAARADLFEGAVCAMTPTERTHGPAREQVASLWTSVGAGLLTLSPEQHDELVSRSSHLPHVVAAGLANYVLSPSHARTQGLLCANGFRDTTRIASGSPELWRDIVLANRGHVGRSLGVLVADLQEFQRALEDCDGAAIEEFFANARRRREAWLESGAEAEGASSESHRAAPRSH
- a CDS encoding TIGR03790 family protein produces the protein MWSSDLDCNEAAVGGRPGTAGTEGRRWTAGRGWIAVLALGIAFAAAPPVGGNEAGKVAVLFNANAPRSRDVAEFYARQRGVPEAQVIGLECGSDTLISRQAFDAEIVAPLRRILAERGLAQFDSGQPSRMTGTKIRYLVTVYGMPYRILHDPQLVEEGAASLPDTLKNNGAAVDADLMLLPAPVALTLAGPIQNPHYASTNAAAIRPEAGLFLVSRLDGPTPELAMGLVTQAMEADRDGLWGRAYLDLRGLKDGSYKLGDEWLASAEATCRLLGFETEVDRNEATFPVGFPMSDIGIYAGWYDANVSGPFTLPTVDFRTGAIAYHIHSYSAFDPRSPSQNWVGPLVAKGATVTLGCVDEPYLQMTPNFGAFLSRLALGMNFAEAGLVGQPVLSWQTVLIGDPLYRPFSPDLYARSQELERTGSPLLSWSILHRVNFFLQNGGDVGRALGDLETLSNAATNVVLASKVARLYADRSRLRQSVTWGRRALDAGGTPAERARLYLEIADWQRILDQSADAYATLQAFVKEFPGHPDLLAVRRQQLGYARDLDRKDDIPFLKAEVDRLTPPKPPGN
- a CDS encoding L-rhamnose isomerase; the protein is MSRPSSSRGIARSFQIARDRYAGHGVSVECAMTALGRIPVSLHCWQGDDVRGFEPGAGTLDGGLAVTGAYPGRARTVDQLRADLDQALALIPGRHRISLHASYGEFGGGRVDRDAIEARHYAGWMDWARVRTLGMDFNPTCFAHPKASGGLTLSHPDAGIRDFWIEHCRRARAIGAGMGQTLGGVCVTNLWIPDGFKDTPADRVAPRERLVESLDAVFRRPLPARHHRDSVEPKLFGIGAESCTVGSHELLLGYALTRRKLLCLDLGHFHPTESVADKLSALRPFFPELLLHVSRGVRWDSDHVATGTDELALVAREAVMGGVDRIRFGLDYFDASINRIAAWVIGARALLRCLLAALLEPPAIREAEQAGDFTARLVHQEEARALPVGAIWDHYCERSGVPAGGGWLAVVQRYERDVLSRRH